One Methylosarcina fibrata AML-C10 DNA segment encodes these proteins:
- a CDS encoding HD-GYP domain-containing protein: MKTRSKPPMKQASADPRNALLASMLIHRKILIRLFWGWLMLSLVVSGIVLTLEIYRVEAWVYQLALKESASFSGEAAHNLDSIDRSAFEHLTKLARQLVEQHFLVVELYDRGQQLKLEAVRSGKELSEQTIDQYRHRFPNEQEFSHQLHFVNGEWLLVIVVPLKDAKNTKIGYFEGIYQVDRETLVGIEQEIFRTLAFVTLGISLTTLLMYPIMLNLNRWLISLSNTLLKGNLELMNALGYAIAERDSDTNSHNYRVTYYALRLGEAIGLAPENMRHLIAGAFLHDIGKIGIRDPILLKPGKLTQEEFEVMKTHVLLGVDILSKSSWLGGARDVVEFHHEKYDGSGYPQGLKGKAIPLNARIFAIVDVFDALTSHRPYKKPWPVPDAIAALERDSGSHFDPQLVGVFARIAHRLHEEMSSLEEHRMEMMLQHLIGYYFLAAPNGAAAKKHSALY; this comes from the coding sequence ATGAAGACACGATCGAAACCCCCAATGAAACAGGCCAGCGCGGACCCCCGAAACGCACTTCTTGCCAGCATGCTCATTCATCGAAAAATCCTGATCCGGTTGTTTTGGGGGTGGTTAATGTTGAGCCTGGTGGTGAGCGGTATCGTGTTGACCCTGGAAATCTATAGGGTCGAAGCATGGGTTTATCAGTTGGCTCTCAAGGAGTCAGCCAGCTTCAGCGGAGAAGCCGCCCATAATTTAGACAGCATCGATCGGAGCGCCTTTGAGCATTTGACTAAGCTGGCTCGTCAGTTGGTCGAGCAACACTTCCTTGTTGTCGAGTTGTACGACAGAGGCCAGCAACTTAAACTTGAAGCCGTCCGGAGTGGAAAAGAGTTGTCCGAACAGACAATTGACCAATATCGGCATAGGTTTCCTAATGAACAGGAGTTTTCCCATCAACTGCACTTCGTTAACGGCGAATGGTTGCTGGTCATCGTGGTTCCTCTGAAGGACGCCAAAAATACGAAAATTGGCTACTTCGAGGGTATCTACCAGGTAGACCGGGAAACGTTGGTCGGTATTGAACAGGAGATTTTTCGCACGCTGGCCTTCGTGACACTCGGCATTTCCCTGACGACTTTACTGATGTATCCCATCATGCTTAATCTCAACCGGTGGCTTATCAGCCTATCCAATACGCTGTTGAAAGGTAATCTGGAGCTGATGAATGCGCTCGGTTATGCAATTGCTGAGCGCGATTCCGACACCAATAGTCACAATTATCGCGTAACTTACTACGCCTTGCGGCTGGGCGAGGCCATCGGGCTCGCGCCGGAAAACATGCGTCATCTAATCGCCGGCGCCTTTCTACACGATATCGGCAAAATCGGTATCCGCGATCCGATTCTGCTCAAACCGGGCAAATTGACGCAGGAAGAGTTCGAAGTCATGAAAACTCACGTATTGCTGGGCGTCGATATTCTGAGTAAATCGAGCTGGCTCGGCGGCGCCAGGGACGTCGTCGAATTTCATCATGAAAAATACGACGGCAGCGGCTACCCGCAAGGGCTTAAGGGCAAAGCAATTCCACTGAATGCCAGGATATTTGCCATCGTGGATGTATTCGATGCTCTGACTTCCCATCGCCCATACAAGAAACCGTGGCCGGTGCCGGACGCCATCGCTGCGCTCGAACGGGACAGCGGCAGCCACTTCGACCCGCAACTGGTGGGGGTTTTTGCAAGGATTGCACACCGTCTTCATGAAGAGATGAGCAGCCTTGAGGAACATCGAATGGAGATGATGCTGCAGCACCTCATTGGTTACTATTTTTTGGCCGCCCCCAACGGAGCCGCTGCCAAAAAACATAGCGCTCTATATTAG
- a CDS encoding class I SAM-dependent methyltransferase has protein sequence MAWILALIVAFRGELLWALAFVLFALGADTAGRIWSRKCPIPMPYSMRWVLFFPRGPHSPKRFKEVLQPRSGERILEIGPGIGIHALPIAAALLPDGVLDVLDVQQAMLDDLVLHAAKRNIGNIVPKQGDAQQLPYADRFFDAAYMVGVLGEIPETAAALAELRRVLKPGGRLVISELLIDPDFISLSALREMAKISGFVFQRSIGPSFAYSAVFRPVEAKRL, from the coding sequence TTGGCCTGGATTCTGGCCCTGATCGTGGCGTTCAGAGGCGAGTTACTGTGGGCTTTGGCGTTTGTCCTGTTCGCCCTCGGCGCCGACACAGCGGGCCGGATTTGGAGCCGCAAGTGTCCCATTCCTATGCCTTATTCCATGCGTTGGGTGCTATTTTTCCCCAGAGGCCCACATTCGCCGAAGCGGTTTAAGGAAGTTCTTCAACCCCGTAGCGGAGAACGCATCCTGGAGATCGGACCGGGGATTGGTATTCATGCGCTTCCGATAGCGGCTGCATTGCTTCCGGACGGCGTGCTCGATGTTCTCGATGTGCAACAAGCAATGCTTGACGACTTGGTACTGCATGCCGCGAAACGCAATATCGGCAACATTGTGCCGAAACAAGGAGATGCTCAGCAGCTTCCTTATGCCGACCGATTCTTCGACGCGGCATATATGGTTGGGGTGCTGGGGGAAATCCCGGAGACGGCTGCAGCACTTGCTGAACTCCGGCGAGTCCTGAAGCCCGGCGGCCGGCTCGTCATCAGCGAACTGCTCATCGATCCGGATTTCATATCGCTTTCGGCTCTACGCGAGATGGCCAAGATCTCGGGTTTTGTATTCCAGCGGAGTATCGGTCCAAGCTTTGCTTACTCCGCCGTATTCCGTCCTGTGGAAGCAAAACGCTTATAA
- a CDS encoding c-type cytochrome codes for MKFMLTTSAVLAVFLFATQSHAADGQEVYSNNCAVCHDAMPPKMGDKQAWEPRLKQGQDALMAAVVNGKGTMPPKGGNSSLSEEDIKAALNYMLDQVK; via the coding sequence ATGAAATTCATGCTTACCACCAGCGCCGTCTTAGCTGTTTTTTTATTTGCGACACAGTCTCACGCAGCCGATGGTCAGGAAGTATATAGCAACAACTGTGCTGTCTGCCATGACGCTATGCCGCCCAAAATGGGTGACAAACAAGCATGGGAGCCGCGTCTCAAACAAGGCCAGGACGCCCTGATGGCCGCTGTCGTAAACGGCAAAGGCACAATGCCGCCCAAAGGCGGTAATTCCTCTTTGTCCGAGGAAGACATTAAAGCCGCATTGAACTATATGTTGGATCAAGTCAAGTGA
- a CDS encoding sodium:calcium antiporter, whose amino-acid sequence MMAILLVAMLLVILIAAEIFTNALEHLGTRLHISEGVTGSLLAAVGTALPESMVPLIAVFAGTERVNVNEEIGVGVILGAPLMLSTLSLSLMAFSVLRQRGFKGQLTPELSGLTRDLDCFLLAYGIAAIALIVPHNPRYFLAIHVALVAALVLTYFIYMLLTIGKSAQLVEDGRGTHADSRLYSCYLGLPNYMVVILSQLVLGLGLVVLGAKGFVHAVEHVSRDLGISVLLMSLLIIPIATELPEKINSILWIRRRKDTLAFGNITGAMVFQGTILPSIGILLTPWTALRVEVLTGVLVTFAAALWLRLAIRRGYLQVWQFGINGALYLSYLIAILVR is encoded by the coding sequence ATGATGGCCATACTGTTAGTGGCGATGTTGCTCGTTATTCTCATTGCCGCCGAGATTTTTACCAATGCGCTAGAACATCTTGGGACTCGGCTTCATATCTCTGAAGGCGTGACTGGATCGCTGCTGGCGGCAGTGGGAACCGCTCTGCCCGAAAGTATGGTGCCCCTTATTGCGGTTTTCGCCGGCACAGAGCGCGTTAATGTCAATGAGGAAATTGGCGTTGGTGTAATTCTTGGCGCCCCGCTCATGTTGTCAACCTTGTCCCTCAGCTTGATGGCTTTCTCGGTATTGAGACAACGTGGATTCAAAGGGCAACTCACCCCGGAGCTATCGGGACTTACGCGCGATCTCGATTGTTTCCTGCTGGCCTACGGCATTGCCGCTATCGCATTGATTGTTCCCCATAATCCCCGGTATTTCCTGGCGATCCATGTAGCGCTCGTCGCCGCATTGGTGTTGACTTACTTTATCTATATGCTGCTTACCATAGGCAAGTCGGCCCAATTGGTCGAAGATGGACGCGGCACGCATGCAGACTCCCGCCTGTATTCATGTTACCTGGGACTACCTAACTACATGGTTGTAATCCTATCCCAGCTTGTACTTGGGTTGGGGTTGGTGGTATTAGGTGCCAAAGGCTTTGTCCACGCCGTGGAACATGTGTCACGGGACCTTGGGATCTCGGTGCTGTTGATGTCTTTGCTCATCATTCCCATTGCGACCGAACTCCCGGAAAAGATTAATAGCATCCTATGGATCCGCCGACGCAAAGATACCCTGGCTTTCGGCAATATTACCGGTGCGATGGTATTCCAGGGAACGATCCTGCCTTCCATCGGGATATTGCTCACCCCGTGGACGGCATTACGTGTAGAAGTACTTACAGGTGTACTGGTGACTTTTGCTGCCGCGCTTTGGCTCAGGTTGGCGATCCGGCGCGGTTATTTACAGGTCTGGCAGTTCGGCATTAATGGAGCATTGTACCTTAGCTACCTCATTGCCATACTGGTGCGTTAA
- a CDS encoding efflux RND transporter permease subunit, whose product MVENIIEFCAKNRIIVFLLVFALSAGGLWAMKNTPLDALPDLSDTQVIVYTTWMGRSPDLVEDQITYPIITALLSAPNVTVVRGFSDFGYSYVYVLFKDGTDIYWARSRVLEYLNQLSGRLPEGVTPQLGPDATAVGWVFQYALVDETGQQDLASLRSFQDWYLRYWLRAVDGVAEVASVGGFVRQYQINLDPTKVLAYRLNLNEIIEKVRMSNLDVGGRVVEFSGIEYMIRGRGYIKSTADVEQIAVGASPSGTPILLREVATVSLGPDMRRGLVELNGQGEAVGGVVIMRYGQDATEVIDRVKAKLKEIEPSLPTGVKIVTAYDRSDLIKEAVSTANENLIEELITVSVLIIVFLLHFRSALIPIITLPIAILIAFIPMYFLGVGMNIMSIGGIIVAVGDMVDASIVMVDNAHRRLEEWERGGRVGDRNRVLINSAKEVGPPIFASLLVIAVAFMPVFTLEGQEGRLFKPLALTKNLSIAMSAVIAVTLIPALLSLFIRGKIIPEQRNPISRLLQWAYAPVLRLALRYRTILVAMAILLIASIALPYQRMGSEFMPPMYEGTILYMPTTLPGISVTEAGKLLQQMDRKLKAFPEVEHVFGKSGRAETSTDPAPFSMMEVVVELKSKGQWREGLGYEDLIAEMDRALQFPGVTNTWSMPIKARIDMLTTGVRTPVGIKIFGPDLKKIEEIGKAIEMIAKEVPGTRSVYAERVSGGYFLDFVIKRDEIARYGFTVMDVSKIIESAIGGESITTTIEGRERYPVNVRYLRELRDDLSKLGRVLVSTPNGAQVPITQLAELRMVSGPAMIRDEDGMLSGYVYVDMAGRDVGGYVEDLKRIVKEKIELPAGYTLTWSGQYEFMERVQERLKIFVPLTLAIIFVLYYFTFRSVAETLMVMLGVPLALVGGVWALYGLGYNMSIAVWVGLIALAGVAAETSAVMLSYLDEAVRRRQEAGQLHSLTDLLEAVQAGAMERIRPVMMTGLANIVGLFPVMVATGTGADVMKRIAAPMIGGIGSAMLLTLLVIPALYVIWRWHKDIRRLSVSE is encoded by the coding sequence ATGGTCGAGAACATCATCGAATTTTGCGCTAAAAACCGCATCATCGTATTCTTGCTGGTTTTCGCACTTTCCGCGGGCGGCTTGTGGGCGATGAAAAACACCCCACTAGACGCCCTGCCGGATTTGTCCGACACTCAGGTGATTGTATATACGACCTGGATGGGGCGATCCCCCGATCTGGTGGAAGACCAGATCACCTATCCCATCATCACGGCGCTTCTGTCCGCACCCAATGTGACGGTCGTACGGGGATTTTCGGATTTCGGCTACTCCTACGTCTATGTCCTCTTCAAGGACGGCACCGATATTTATTGGGCGCGCTCGCGGGTGCTGGAATACCTCAACCAGCTCTCGGGGCGCCTGCCGGAAGGCGTGACACCGCAGCTTGGGCCGGACGCCACGGCGGTGGGCTGGGTGTTTCAATACGCGCTGGTCGATGAAACCGGGCAACAAGATCTCGCGTCGCTGCGCTCGTTCCAGGACTGGTATTTGCGCTACTGGCTCCGCGCCGTGGACGGCGTGGCCGAAGTTGCCAGCGTGGGAGGTTTCGTGCGCCAGTATCAGATCAATCTCGATCCCACCAAAGTGCTGGCCTATCGGCTTAACCTGAACGAGATCATCGAGAAGGTGCGCATGAGCAACCTTGATGTCGGCGGCCGGGTCGTCGAGTTTTCCGGCATCGAATACATGATCCGGGGGCGAGGTTATATCAAATCGACCGCCGATGTCGAGCAGATCGCGGTCGGCGCCAGCCCGAGCGGCACGCCGATCCTGCTGCGCGAGGTCGCCACGGTCAGCCTGGGGCCGGACATGCGGCGAGGGTTGGTCGAGCTTAACGGCCAAGGCGAGGCGGTGGGCGGCGTCGTTATCATGCGCTACGGCCAGGATGCCACGGAGGTGATTGATCGCGTCAAAGCCAAACTCAAGGAGATCGAGCCGTCTCTTCCCACAGGGGTCAAAATCGTCACTGCCTACGACCGCAGTGACTTGATCAAGGAGGCTGTTTCCACCGCCAATGAAAACCTGATAGAGGAGTTGATCACGGTCAGCGTCTTGATCATCGTCTTCCTGCTGCATTTCCGCTCCGCCCTGATTCCCATCATCACCTTGCCCATCGCCATCCTGATCGCTTTTATTCCGATGTATTTCCTTGGGGTCGGCATGAATATCATGTCCATCGGCGGCATCATCGTTGCCGTCGGCGACATGGTGGACGCCTCCATCGTGATGGTCGACAATGCTCACCGTCGCCTGGAGGAATGGGAGCGCGGCGGCCGCGTGGGCGACCGCAACCGTGTGCTCATCAATTCCGCCAAGGAAGTGGGCCCTCCTATTTTCGCCTCGCTGCTGGTGATCGCCGTCGCCTTCATGCCGGTCTTCACCCTGGAGGGTCAGGAAGGCCGCTTGTTCAAACCGTTGGCATTGACCAAAAACCTGTCCATCGCCATGAGCGCAGTAATCGCGGTCACCCTGATCCCGGCCTTGCTGTCCCTTTTTATCAGAGGGAAAATCATCCCGGAGCAGCGCAACCCGATCAGTCGCTTGCTGCAGTGGGCTTACGCGCCTGTTCTCAGGCTCGCGCTGCGCTACCGAACAATTCTTGTCGCCATGGCTATCTTGCTTATCGCCAGCATCGCGTTGCCGTATCAGCGCATGGGTTCGGAATTCATGCCACCGATGTATGAAGGTACCATTCTATATATGCCCACCACGCTGCCGGGTATCTCAGTCACCGAAGCGGGGAAGCTCTTGCAACAAATGGATAGGAAACTTAAGGCGTTTCCAGAAGTCGAGCATGTATTCGGCAAGTCCGGCCGCGCTGAAACCTCCACCGATCCGGCCCCTTTCAGCATGATGGAAGTCGTGGTGGAACTCAAATCCAAGGGGCAATGGCGAGAGGGCCTGGGTTACGAAGACCTGATCGCCGAGATGGATCGTGCCTTGCAGTTTCCAGGCGTGACCAATACCTGGTCCATGCCAATCAAGGCGCGCATCGACATGCTCACCACTGGCGTGCGCACGCCAGTAGGCATCAAGATATTCGGGCCAGACCTCAAAAAAATCGAGGAGATCGGTAAGGCCATAGAGATGATTGCCAAAGAGGTTCCCGGCACTCGCAGCGTTTACGCGGAACGGGTTTCGGGCGGCTATTTTCTCGACTTCGTCATCAAGCGCGATGAGATCGCCCGTTATGGCTTCACGGTGATGGATGTCAGCAAGATCATCGAGTCGGCCATTGGCGGGGAAAGCATTACCACCACCATTGAGGGACGCGAGCGCTATCCCGTCAATGTGCGTTATTTGCGTGAACTACGCGACGACTTGTCCAAACTGGGACGAGTGTTGGTGAGCACTCCGAATGGTGCACAGGTGCCCATCACTCAGCTCGCGGAGCTACGCATGGTCAGCGGCCCGGCGATGATACGGGACGAGGACGGCATGCTGTCCGGTTACGTCTACGTAGACATGGCCGGGCGGGATGTCGGCGGTTATGTAGAGGATTTGAAGCGTATCGTGAAGGAAAAAATCGAGTTGCCGGCAGGCTACACATTGACCTGGTCGGGACAATACGAATTCATGGAGCGGGTGCAAGAGCGCCTCAAGATATTTGTGCCGCTAACCCTCGCGATCATCTTCGTCTTGTATTACTTCACATTCCGTTCCGTCGCCGAAACGCTGATGGTGATGCTGGGTGTGCCGCTGGCTCTGGTCGGGGGCGTATGGGCGCTGTATGGTTTAGGATACAACATGAGTATCGCCGTTTGGGTGGGTTTAATCGCGCTGGCGGGGGTCGCCGCCGAAACCAGCGCCGTGATGCTGTCCTACTTGGATGAAGCCGTCCGGAGACGCCAGGAAGCCGGACAGTTGCATTCGCTAACCGATTTACTGGAAGCCGTACAAGCTGGCGCGATGGAGCGCATCAGGCCGGTCATGATGACAGGTCTGGCCAATATCGTCGGGTTGTTTCCGGTTATGGTTGCCACCGGCACCGGTGCCGACGTGATGAAGCGAATCGCGGCACCTATGATCGGCGGCATCGGTTCGGCCATGCTATTGACGTTGCTGGTCATCCCGGCGCTTTATGTGATTTGGCGTTGGCATAAAGACATCAGACGCCTTTCGGTAAGCGAATAG
- a CDS encoding cation transporter has translation MERLQKRQRGTLWAVLGINVLMFIVIVAAAFYGKSSALLSDSLDNLGDALTYGISLYAVSRGAVFKARVALFKGALIFLAAYAVAAQVVFKLLTPTLPLFEVMSVFSLLGLAANSLCLFLLWRHRHEDINMSSVWECSRNDIASNLSVFIASGAVWYTGTGWPDIVVASCLVLLLLISAIGVMIAALEEIRVPA, from the coding sequence TTGGAACGGCTGCAAAAACGGCAGCGCGGCACGTTATGGGCTGTACTCGGCATCAATGTTTTAATGTTTATTGTGATTGTTGCCGCTGCGTTTTATGGCAAGTCATCCGCCCTCCTGTCCGACAGTCTTGATAATCTCGGAGACGCATTGACCTACGGCATCAGCCTGTACGCAGTTTCCAGAGGCGCTGTCTTCAAGGCCAGAGTGGCCTTATTTAAAGGCGCCCTCATTTTTCTAGCTGCTTATGCTGTAGCGGCTCAAGTTGTGTTTAAACTGCTTACGCCAACCCTCCCTCTCTTTGAGGTGATGAGCGTGTTCAGTCTACTGGGTCTCGCCGCCAACTCCCTTTGCCTTTTTCTTTTATGGCGCCACCGCCATGAAGATATCAATATGAGTTCGGTGTGGGAATGCTCTCGTAACGACATTGCCTCGAATTTGTCTGTATTTATCGCCTCCGGAGCGGTTTGGTACACAGGTACAGGGTGGCCTGATATTGTCGTAGCCTCTTGTCTGGTGTTGCTTCTTTTAATATCCGCAATCGGCGTCATGATTGCTGCATTGGAAGAGATTCGGGTACCGGCCTGA
- a CDS encoding efflux RND transporter periplasmic adaptor subunit: MINLVTSTRGLLLIGLLSIRCAAAENQDHAAHSAAATGKIPNTMTISNERLQSIGVKFEEATRREVNKTIRTVGRVETDERRLARVNIKLEGWIDQLYVNTTGQKVKKGQLLFTLYSPDLVATQEEYLLAVRAAKTLGTSDFPEVAEGARNILEVSRRRLQLWDIADYHIKDLERTGKVLKTLPFHAPLNGTVIEKTALAGMRVMPGEVLYTIADLSKIWVIADIYEYELPLIQAGQTAQVSLSYAPQTVFTGRIAFIYPTVDPETRTAKVRFELDNPKELLKPGMYANVELAVPLGTRLAVSKDAVLESGERQIIFIHHGGGRLEWRNVKIGLRGGDWVEIVEGLKEGEHIVTSANFLLDSESQLKAAVGGMPGMKH; encoded by the coding sequence ATGATAAATTTAGTCACTTCCACAAGAGGTTTGCTCCTCATAGGGTTATTGTCAATTCGTTGCGCGGCTGCCGAAAACCAGGATCATGCTGCGCACTCGGCGGCGGCGACCGGTAAGATTCCCAACACAATGACCATCAGCAACGAGCGTCTGCAATCGATTGGCGTCAAATTCGAAGAAGCGACGCGACGGGAAGTCAACAAAACCATTCGCACCGTGGGCCGCGTCGAAACCGATGAACGCCGGTTAGCGCGCGTCAACATCAAGCTGGAAGGCTGGATCGATCAGCTGTACGTGAATACGACCGGTCAGAAAGTCAAAAAAGGCCAGCTGCTGTTCACGCTGTACAGCCCCGATCTGGTTGCCACTCAGGAAGAATACTTGCTGGCCGTGCGCGCCGCGAAGACCTTGGGAACCAGCGACTTTCCAGAAGTTGCGGAAGGGGCGCGCAATATTCTCGAGGTATCGCGCCGCCGCCTGCAATTATGGGATATCGCCGATTATCACATTAAGGATCTGGAACGAACCGGCAAGGTATTGAAGACCCTGCCCTTCCATGCGCCGCTGAACGGTACGGTAATCGAGAAAACCGCTTTGGCCGGAATGCGCGTGATGCCGGGTGAAGTGCTCTATACGATCGCCGATCTGTCGAAAATCTGGGTCATCGCCGATATCTACGAATACGAACTGCCGTTGATCCAAGCCGGACAAACCGCACAGGTGAGCTTGTCTTACGCCCCGCAAACGGTATTTACCGGCCGTATCGCCTTTATCTATCCGACCGTCGACCCCGAAACGCGTACCGCTAAAGTCCGTTTCGAACTGGACAACCCGAAGGAGTTATTGAAGCCCGGTATGTATGCGAATGTCGAACTTGCGGTGCCGCTCGGGACGCGGCTGGCGGTTTCCAAGGATGCGGTGCTGGAATCGGGCGAGCGGCAAATCATCTTCATCCATCATGGCGGCGGCAGATTGGAATGGCGTAACGTCAAAATTGGACTGCGTGGCGGTGATTGGGTGGAAATCGTCGAAGGCTTGAAGGAAGGCGAACACATCGTCACCTCGGCCAACTTTCTGCTCGACTCCGAGAGCCAGCTAAAGGCTGCGGTCGGCGGCATGCCGGGCATGAAGCATTGA
- a CDS encoding TolC family protein has product MKSALLWACLFVPAWALAAENKVEGVLPLTQLIQETLDQNPDIKAAERRWEAAKARIPQVQTLPDPKINLGYRELSARETSYGFSQALPFPGKLRLRGEVAASEADIIEQDYLATALQVIAALKQSYYDLHFIHESEAILENTRRVLVQFEATAEARYGVGQSAQQDIFRAQAEISRLLARLATLAQKKQSLHADINRLLNRPPADPLGSPEAIQMTPLKHKLEGLNSLLDQSAPLLLQRAKSVERGGKAVELAKRDYYPNFELGAAGLREEPMGKNGYQVMLSVEVPLYFQTKQSQAVREAQAGREVAVEDLQSIRQELLFRIKDNVVQSERAEQLVKILGEAIIPQARLTLASAQAGYAVGKVDFLTLLNSLLTLQENEIERHGEMVEHEKALARLEAIIGEQP; this is encoded by the coding sequence ATGAAATCTGCCTTGCTATGGGCCTGCCTGTTTGTGCCTGCTTGGGCTCTCGCTGCTGAAAACAAAGTCGAAGGGGTGTTACCATTAACGCAACTGATCCAGGAGACGTTAGATCAAAACCCTGACATCAAGGCGGCTGAACGACGCTGGGAAGCCGCGAAGGCCAGGATTCCGCAGGTGCAAACTTTACCCGACCCAAAAATCAACTTAGGTTATCGCGAGTTGAGCGCTCGTGAAACGAGTTACGGTTTCAGCCAGGCCTTGCCGTTTCCGGGGAAGCTGCGCCTGCGCGGTGAAGTCGCGGCGAGCGAGGCCGATATCATCGAACAGGATTATCTGGCAACCGCGCTGCAGGTGATCGCCGCGCTGAAACAGAGCTATTACGATCTGCACTTCATCCATGAGTCTGAAGCGATCTTGGAGAACACACGCCGGGTTTTGGTCCAATTCGAAGCGACTGCTGAAGCCCGCTACGGCGTCGGCCAGAGCGCACAACAGGACATTTTTCGGGCGCAGGCGGAAATTTCCCGGCTGCTGGCCCGTCTAGCGACGCTGGCGCAAAAGAAACAATCCCTGCATGCGGACATTAACCGGCTGTTGAATCGTCCGCCGGCCGATCCTTTAGGATCCCCCGAGGCTATTCAGATGACGCCATTGAAGCATAAGCTGGAAGGGCTGAACTCGCTGCTGGATCAGTCGGCTCCGCTGTTGCTGCAGCGTGCGAAAAGCGTAGAGCGTGGTGGCAAGGCGGTCGAGTTGGCCAAGCGCGACTATTACCCGAATTTCGAGCTTGGTGCTGCAGGGCTCCGTGAAGAGCCGATGGGCAAAAACGGCTACCAGGTGATGCTGAGCGTCGAGGTGCCTTTGTACTTTCAAACCAAGCAAAGTCAGGCGGTGCGCGAGGCGCAAGCCGGACGAGAAGTCGCCGTCGAGGATCTGCAATCGATCCGGCAGGAACTGTTGTTTCGGATCAAGGACAATGTCGTCCAGTCCGAACGGGCCGAACAACTGGTCAAAATCCTCGGTGAAGCAATTATCCCGCAGGCGCGATTGACCTTGGCCTCGGCGCAGGCCGGCTATGCGGTCGGCAAAGTCGATTTTCTAACCTTGCTGAACAGTTTGTTGACCTTGCAGGAAAACGAAATCGAACGGCATGGCGAAATGGTCGAGCATGAGAAGGCGCTGGCGAGACTCGAAGCGATCATTGGAGAACAGCCATGA
- a CDS encoding FAD:protein FMN transferase — MKNLTYYRREFKAMGTPCDIQLFARDEAKARQAADAVIADVQRLESLYSRYETDSFLSEINRVAAIGGSIGVDDETACLLDYAVTCYEQSGGLFDITASILRHAWNFDQNILPEQSLIDKLLDKVGWHKVIWKRPVLTFSVPGMEIDFGGIVKEYAVDRAASLCYGLGIRHGMVNLGGDIKVIGPRVDGRPWRIGIRHPRSREALLGTLWLYKGALASSGDYERCILVNGVRYGHVLNPKTGWPVRYLTAVSVVGEFCVVAGSASTIARLKELQGPDWLEELGLPHLWVDVHSVLAGSITAKSVDSIVWRK, encoded by the coding sequence ATGAAAAATCTAACGTACTATCGCCGTGAGTTCAAAGCCATGGGCACTCCGTGCGATATACAACTGTTTGCCCGTGACGAAGCGAAAGCCAGACAGGCTGCGGATGCCGTCATTGCTGATGTGCAAAGACTGGAATCACTATATTCGCGTTACGAGACTGACAGTTTTTTGTCTGAAATCAATCGGGTGGCGGCCATTGGCGGCAGTATCGGCGTGGATGACGAAACTGCCTGCTTGCTGGATTATGCGGTCACTTGCTATGAGCAGAGTGGTGGCCTGTTTGACATCACCGCCAGCATTTTGCGGCATGCCTGGAACTTCGACCAAAACATTCTGCCCGAACAATCGTTGATTGATAAACTGTTGGACAAAGTTGGCTGGCATAAGGTGATCTGGAAAAGGCCTGTGCTGACTTTTTCCGTGCCGGGCATGGAAATTGATTTTGGCGGCATCGTCAAGGAATATGCCGTGGATCGAGCAGCGTCCTTGTGTTACGGACTAGGGATAAGGCATGGCATGGTTAATCTTGGCGGAGACATTAAAGTGATCGGCCCCCGTGTTGATGGCCGTCCCTGGAGGATAGGCATACGGCATCCGCGCAGCCGCGAGGCATTGCTGGGTACCTTGTGGCTGTATAAAGGCGCTCTAGCAAGCAGTGGAGATTATGAGCGTTGCATTCTGGTCAATGGTGTGCGCTACGGACATGTATTAAACCCCAAGACAGGCTGGCCGGTGCGCTATCTTACGGCAGTGAGCGTAGTGGGTGAATTTTGTGTCGTGGCTGGCAGCGCATCTACAATAGCCCGGCTTAAGGAACTCCAAGGACCTGATTGGTTGGAGGAGCTAGGATTACCCCACCTTTGGGTTGATGTGCATAGTGTTTTAGCAGGGTCGATTACTGCAAAGTCTGTCGATTCAATCGTATGGCGGAAGTAA